From the genome of Uranotaenia lowii strain MFRU-FL chromosome 1, ASM2978415v1, whole genome shotgun sequence, one region includes:
- the LOC129746920 gene encoding cuticle protein-like — MAFKFVTFCALVAVARAGLIASPAVSYGAAPALAYAAPVQQLAYAAPLAKTVVAKQVIADEYDPNPHYSFSYGISDALTGDQKSQQESRQGDVVQGSYSVVDPDGVKRTVEYTADPHNGFNAVVHREPLVHKAVVAAPVAKTVIAQPAYASYAAPLATKTIVSQPAYASYAAPAVTKTIVSQPAYASYAAPATYAYHH; from the exons ATGGCTTTCAAG TTTGTGACTTTCTGCGCCCTGGTGGCTGTTGCCCGTGCTGGACTCATCGCTTCCCCAGCTGTGTCCTATGGCGCTGCTCCAGCCCTGGCCTACGCTGCCCCAGTTCAGCAGCTGGCCTATGCCGCTCCTCTGGCCAAGACTGTCGTGGCCAAGCAGGTCATCGCCGATGAGTACGACCCCAACCCACACTACTCCTTCTCGTACGGAATCTCCGATGCCCTGACCGGTGATCAGAAGTCCCAGCAGGAATCCCGCCAAGGAGACGTCGTCCAGGGATCTTACTCCGTCGTTGACCCAGATGGTGTCAAGCGTACCGTTGAGTACACTGCTGATCCCCACAACGGATTTAACGCCGTCGTCCACCGTGAGCCTCTTGTTCACAAGGCTGTCGTTGCCGCCCCAGTTGCCAAGACTGTGATCGCCCAGCCAGCTTATGCCTCCTACGCCGCTCCTTTGGCCACCAAGACCATCGTCTCTCAGCCAGCTTATGCTTCCTATGCTGCCCCAGCTGTGACCAAGACCATTGTGTCCCAGCCAGCTTATGCCTCTTATGCTGCCCCAGCCACTTACGCTTACCACCACTAA